In one window of Littorina saxatilis isolate snail1 linkage group LG11, US_GU_Lsax_2.0, whole genome shotgun sequence DNA:
- the LOC138980161 gene encoding orexin receptor type 2-like, whose amino-acid sequence MALDENGYTDSEVEEYLRAKNTAFTFALIPTIVYIVVLMVVGLVGNTIVFIVYYKRFKPSVVRTYILAISVCDLLTNILVLPADAFEIRFHYTYHSDFACKMTRTVRVYLVLLSGLILVAVAYVRQKTICQLHESSPIRFNKVYLSLVLCCFVAFVLSVPYFILTGSSMRALKGTNITGVACGIANEHYHSTFHSVFQAILNTVYVIGVLIMGIAYARIARFLWLYKREANTVRITKVGKTSYENGREPSATVNEDAGRGHTVDTHVVPEDYTNSSVVSELAETELHAEKDTDRNPSAPNMPSSLPRGTFATNSTLPRSQTRHTQASKTLATRAGFQIKRVPARTTYMLFILTVVFTLNFLPYLVFITIDLVNPGIMTGLNVNLTGIFTRSFLLNSAINPIVYCFCSAKVRQECLLLLRSCRRASISRRL is encoded by the coding sequence ATGGCCCTTGACGAAAACGGCTATACTGACTCGGAAGTTGAAGAATACTTGCGCGCAAAGAACACTGCTTTTACTTTTGCGCTGATCCCAACAATCGTCTACATCGTGGTCCTGATGGTAGTGGGCCTGGTGGGTAACACCATTGTGTTCATCGTGTACTACAAGAGGTTCAAACCCAGTGTTGTGAGGACTTACATTCTGGCCATCAGTGTGTGCGACTTGCTGACCAACATCCTAGTGTTGCCGGCTGACGCCTTTGAAATTCGATTCCACTACACCTATCATTCTGACTTTGCTTGCAAAATGACCAGAACAGTTCGAGTGTATCTGGTGCTTCTGTCTGGCCTCATTCTAGTTGCTGTGGCTTACGTTCGTCAGAAAACAATCTGCCAGCTGCACGAAAGCTCGCCTATCCGGTTCAACAAAGTGTATCTCTCCTTGGTGCTCTGCTGCTTCGTTGCATTTGTTCTATCGGTTCCTTACTTCATCCTCACAGGAAGCAGCATGAGGGCGCTGAAAGGTACAAATATTACGGGGGTAGCCTGTGGAATAGCAAATGAACACTACCATTCTACATTCCACTCTGTTTTCCAAGCGATCTTAAACACAGTGTATGTGATAGGCGTCCTCATTATGGGAATAGCCTATGCGAGAATAGCTCGATTTCTCTGGCTTTACAAGCGCGAAGCAAACACAGTGCGAATTACTAAAGTTGGCAAGACGTCTTACGAGAATGGACGAGAGCCATCAGCCACAGTAAACGAAGATGCAGGACGAGGACACACTGTCGACACACACGTGGTACCGGAAGATTACACGAATTCTTCGGTCGTTTCTGAGCTCGCCGAGACAGAGTTACACGCGGAGAAAGACACAGACCGGAATCCTTCAGCACCCAATATGCCTTCGAGTTTACCACGAGGAACCTTTGCCACAAATTCCACCTTACCACGATCGCAGACTCGTCATACGCAGGCCTCGAAGACATTGGCAACGAGGGCTGGTTTTCAGATTAAACGTGTTCCTGCTCGAACTACGTACATGCTATTCATTCTGACTGTTGTATTTACCTTAAATTTCTTGCCTTATCTTGTCTTCATCACTATTGACTTAGTCAACCCAGGGATCATGACGGGATTGAATGTAaatctaactggcatttttacCCGATCTTTCTTGCTAAACAGTGCTATCAATCCAATTGTTTACTGCTTTTGTTCTGCCAAAGTTAGACAAGAGTGTCTTCTTCTCTTAAGGAGCTGCAGGCGAGCTTCAATATCACGTCGTCTGTGA
- the LOC138980160 gene encoding orexin receptor type 2-like, with protein sequence MPGRSPTILTSRLRHDDVTTEAHTLDSGSLFNVNEFLNQKNVEFVIASGSTIAFLVTLMLAGLVGNTLVFIVYYKRFKPSVTRTYILAMSVCDFIINILVIPLQLVEIRYSATFDSEWGCKMSRSTSIFLVLFSAALLVAVSIDRQTVICSLRHSLQFSLKAAYISILLCGVASFVLSVPYAVITGKSKRSFVDSNITGGQCSVSDEYTGSASVIVFDVTIVFAYVLCVVIMSVLYGRIVRHLWHHKKTTATITARGTPRRADWWVYFKKNRSDTRDKDGLTLEINVDYADGATVSCHVEEPSSARLLSQEAKHNDKAANEEQAIPISETDITTSFSQPEQSLNQQLTVKTTEVRGQVKDIPSRTTVMLFVLTVVFVLNYLPYLIIKIQEQASSKESLRSVEPNWRMIGLRSFYVNSAVNPLVYSFCSVRFRFECRHLLCGI encoded by the coding sequence ATGCCCGGAAGATCGCCGACAATTTTGACCAGTCGATTGCGTCATGATGACGTCACCACAGAAGCCCACACACTGGATAGCGGCTCATTATTCAATGTGAATGAATTTCTCAATCAGAAAAATGTAGAGTTTGTTATCGCTTCAGGATCAACCATCGCATTCCTTGTCACTTTGATGCTAGCGGGTCTGGTGGGTAACACACTTGTCTTCATTGTGTACTACAAGAGGTTCAAACCAAGTGTTACAAGAACTTACATTCTGGCCATGAGCGTGTGTGACTTTATCATCAATATCTTGGTCATACCGTTGCAGCTTGTGGAGATACGTTACAGCGCCACATTTGACTCTGAGTGGGGTTGCAAGATGTCCAGAAGTACTAGCATTTTCCTGGTCCTGTTCTCTGCTGCATTATTGGTTGCTGTGTccatcgacagacagacagtgatctGTAGCTTGCGACACAGCTTGCAGTTTTCGTTAAAAGCTGCCTACATCTCTATCCTTCTCTGCGGCGTTGCTTCGTTCGTTCTGTCAGTGCCCTATGCTGTGATAACTGGTAAGAGCAAACGAAGTTTCGTGGACTCAAACATTACTGGAGGTCAGTGTTCAGTCAGTGATGAATACACGGGTTCTGCTTCCGTCATTGTTTTTGACGTCACGATCGTTTTTGCGTATGTGCTGTGTGTCGTCATCATGAGCGTGTTGTATGGGAGAATAGTGCGTCATCTGTGGCACCACAAGAAAACTACTGCAACCATTACGGCACGAGGTACACCTCGAAGAGCTGACTGGTGGGTTTATTTCAAGAAGAACCGTTCAGACACCAGAGACAAAGACGGGTTGACATTGGAGATAAACGTGGATTATGCTGACGGTGCCACTGTATCATGCCATGTCGAAGAACCTAGCTCGGCTCGTCTGCTGTCACAGGAAGCAAAACACAATGATAAAGCGGCGAACGAAGAACAAGCAATACCCATCTCCGAAACAGACATTACCACATCTTTCTCCCAACCTGAGCAAAGTTTAAACCAGCAGCTGACAGTTAAAACCACAGAGGTCAGAGGACAAGTCAAGGACATTCCCTCACGCACAACCGTTATGCTGTTCGTTCTGACCGTGGTGTTCGTTCTGAATTACCTCCCTTACCTCATCATTAAAATCCAGGAGCAGGCATCTTCTAAAGAATCGTTACGGTCTGTTGAGCCAAACTGGCGCATGATTGGTCTGCGTTCCTTTTACGTCAATAGCGCTGTCAACCCTCTTGTGTACAGTTTCTGTTCGGTCAGATTTCGCTTTGAGTGTCGCCATCTACTTTGCGGCATATAG
- the LOC138980699 gene encoding orexin/Hypocretin receptor type 1-like, with translation MTATSETISKTSDAMETSSQCTDASLKCQSPLPSSHIDAGYSDSESDTDAFLHAKDLGLVSALVPFIAYIVLLIVVGLVGNTTVFLVYFRRFKPSVTRTYILAMSVCDLLVNVLILPADILEIRFYHTFRAEWACKTTRSTRLFLSVFSGLILVAVAVTRRKTVCQATARRPVTFKAVLLSMVACGMISLALAVPYSVLVGSRTRTFASTNITGIGCGFADIYHKSPFLRGFNATLNILYVVCALTLAISYIQIALFLRRHKTRRGRNAPSIRRRDNQSTDEEDSSSENRTESQEEPNAMGMKTVHDEQDTANVNTIQITATDCEADSDRSVVLLRVTIPTQVSQGEGLCENRQKTQTVSTVKIRPQQRKLPTRTTFMLFVLTMIFTLNYVPYLAIIGVETVKPGFFEALEPNLYFICSRSFLLNSVVNPIIYSLCSAKVRYEIAGLLRSCKSH, from the coding sequence ATGACTGCGACTTCAGAGACGATCTCAAAGACCTCAGACGCCATGGAAACCTCCAGCCAATGCACAGACGCCTCCCTCAAGTGTCAGAGTCCTCTTCCATCAAGTCACATTGATGCAGGCTACAGTGACTCCGAGTCGGACACGGATGCCTTCCTTCATGCCAAGGACCTTGGCCTAGTTTCAGCCCTCGTACCGTTCATCGCCTACATCGTTTTACTCATAGTAGTGGGTCTGGTGGGTAACACCACCGTCTTCCTCGTGTACTTTCGGAGGTTCAAACCCAGCGTCACCAGAACCTACATCCTGGCCATGAGCGTGTGTGATCTGCTGGTCAACGTGTTAATCCTACCGGCAGACATTCTTGAGATCCGCTTCTACCACACCTTCCGTGCAGAATGGGCCTGCAAGACCACCAGATCCACCAGACTGTTCCTGTCGGTGTTCTCAGGTCTCATCCTGGTGGCTGTGGCAGTGACGCGGCGCAAAACCGTGTGTCAAGCTACTGCTAGGAGACCAGTTACCTTCAAAGCTGTTCTCTTGTCAATGGTTGCTTGTGGTATGATTTCTCTCGCGCTAGCTGTGCCCTACTCTGTTCTTGTAGGTAGTCGTACTAGAACATTTGCCAGCACCAACATCACTGGTATCGGGTGTGGGTTCGCTGATATCTATCACAAATCCCCGTTTCTGCGAGGTTTCAATGCGACCTTGAACATACTGTACGTCGTCTGTGCCCTGACACTGGCTATTTCTTACATACAGATAGCTCTGTTTTTGAGGAGACACAAGACACGACGAGGGAGAAACGCCCCGTCCATCAGAAGGAGAGACAACCAAAGCACAGACGAAGAGGACAGCAGCTCTGAAAACAGAACGGAATCTCAAGAAGAGCCAAACGCGATGGGTATGAAAACAGTTCATGATGAACAGGATACTGCCAACGTGAATACGATTCAGATTACAGCAACAGATTGCGAGGCAGATTCAGATAGGTCGGTGGTGCTCCTTAGGGTTACCATTCCTACCCAGGTGTCGCAAGGGGAAGGGTTATGTGAAAACAGGCAGAAAACCCAAACAGTATCCACGGTGAAAATCAGGCCACAGCAAAGAAAGCTTCCTACACGGACCACCTTCATGCTGTTTGTTCTGACCATGATCTTCACACTGAACTATGTCCCTTACCTTGCTATTATCGGCGTGGAAACTGTGAAGCCCGGATTTTTCGAAGCCCTGGAGCCTAACTTGTACTTTATATGTTCACGATCTTTTTTGTTGAATAGCGTAGTCAATCCAATCATCTACAGTCTGTGTTCGGCAAAAGTACGCTACGAAATTGCTGGTCTGTTAAGGAGCTGTAAATCACATTAA
- the LOC138980159 gene encoding uncharacterized protein: protein MEGPYTEDTILQEEGVQPRSNHKLTVPTDAFVAKENLQEDFASRDEHVTVIEWKLSQSFQPHTQNHPKQGATFTSKVHHFLVFLACCLATFTSMGTAFGMGSVYLDIVESYQTTRPLAAMVQSLASGLGFGAGIITGPVIGHVGGAATMVAGSLLCCVGCIGSSLAPNIYVVIVCFGAVTGFGVSCCFLSASVIAGTSFQKNSKVVLPVVSMSGGVGMTVFPYMLRWLVDEFTLKGMFLILAGVSLNSVLFGIVIKVFDASRDPAPGEDELEIHVEEVTVSERQIGKESRRRISMYDEETGIVTKSHSKISICKEEIHAAMESENTEKGRCKKLTKEKSVLDDNEETSDLENVSDVSSNIIMHSPGEGDISDEHFQEDRNETRRQAENGSASHTRQNGMVTERRSEQERKEVPYNEHGRNKDMMSKTLSRRGHINVSFENDVDDMETALHVDEWNRHQEPRGMIKESSAVSLSKKVQISSLADDTQSNNTETDDVTQRRPSTAAGRRRSSVYEALQVGLVHNTRWVLVTIATYSRFLSFNLPGIFLTDIGRERGLNVELGTHLLVILFCSNAVGRGLPGLILYIRHFSALGMLGLTTLFAGLSAYGFTLLDYYEVDNVFAGYAVVCALYGVFYGGCITCCTLSCLELVNLPQFAQALGYQFFIGGISSIVGGPIGGWLKDYTGRYNSAFYMILIQGCIGAAASFIGMCFGPKSKAKRESRTTPAALGKNAFGKGDREVYVGTVTETYDHGDAFGKVGLRADIEEGREMNKKTHVELEDVLTRL from the exons ATGGAAGGTCCTTACACAGAAGATACAATATTGCAAGAGGAAGGCGTCCAACCTCGTTCAAATCATAAACTTACTGTTCCAACGGACGCTTTCGTTGCCAAGGAAAACTTGCAGGAAGACTTCGCCAGTAGAGATGAACACGTGACAGTAATTGAGTGGAAATTAAG CCAGAGTTTTCAGCCTCACACGCAAAATCACCCTAAGCAAGGAGCGACCTTCACAAGCAAGGTTCATCACTTCCTTGTGTTTCTGGCATGTTGCCTAGCAACCTTCACATCCATGGGAACGGCCTTCGGCATGGGGTCAGTGTATCTCGATATCGTGGAGTCGTACCAGACGACACGACCGCTCGCAGCTATGGTCCAGTCTCTGGCGTCTGGCCTTGGGTTCGGAGCAG GAATTATCACGGGTCCCGTGATTGGTCACGTGGGGGGTGCGGCAACTATGGTGGCTGGCAGCTTGCTGTGCTGTGTTGGATGTATCGGAAGCAGCCTCGCCCCCAACATCTACGTTGTCATCGTCTGCTTCGGTGCCGTCACGG gaTTCGGCGTATCCTGCTGCTTTCTCTCGGCGTCAGTCATCGCAGGGACGAGTTTCCAGAAGAACAGCAAGGTGGTGCTCCCTGTGGTTTCCATGAGCGGCGGGGTGGGTATGACCGTGTTCCCTTACATGCTGCGCTGGCTGGTGGATGAATTCACCCTGAAGGGCATGTTCCTCATCCTGGCTGGTGTTTCCTTGAACTCCGTCCTCTTCGGCATTGTGATAAAGGTTTTCGATGCTAGCAGAGACCCTGCCCCTGGAGAAGACGAACTTGAAATTCATGTCGAAGAGGTGACAGTCTCAGAAAGGCAAATAGGCAAAGAGTCTCGGAGAAGGATAAGTATGTATGACGAAGAGACAGGTATTGTTACGAAATCGCACAGTAAGATCAGCATCTGCAAGGAGGAGATACATGCTGCCATGGAATCAGAGAACACGGAGAAAGGGAGATGTAAGAAACTGACGAAAGAAAAGAGCGTCCTTGATGACAACGAAGAAACATCAGATTTGGAAAACGTCTCTGACGTTTCGTCTAACATTATCATGCACTCACCTGGTGAAGGGGACATTTCAGATGAACATTTCCAAGAAGATAGAAACGAAACACGCAGACAAGCGGAAAACGGTAGTGCAAGTCACACAAGACAGAACGGAATGGTCACCGAAAGAAGAAGTGAACAGGAAAGAAAGGAGGTTCCATACAACGAACATGGTCGGAATAAGGACATGATGTCGAAGACTTTGTCAAGACGGGGACACATCAATGTCAGCTTTGAGAACGACGTTGATGACATGGAGACTGCTCTTCACGTGGATGAATGGAACAGACATCAAGAACCCCGGGGTATGATCAAAGAATCGTCTGCTGTCAGTCTATCAAAGAAAGTACAGATTTCAAG TCTAGCAGATGATacacaaagcaacaacacaGAGACGGACGACGTAACGCAACGACGACCGTCAACGGCCGCTGGTCGGAGAAGATCTTCAGTGTATGAAGCGCTCCAGGTGGGCCTCGTTCACAACACACGCTGGGTTCTCGTCACCATTGCTACTTACTCCCGCTTCCTGTCCTTCAACCTACCAG GGATCTTTCTCACCGACATCGGCAGAGAGAGAGGACTAAACGTGGAGCTCGGGACACACCTGCTGGTGATTCTGTTCTGCTCTAACGCGGTAGGGCGGGGGTTGCCAGGACTAATACTTTACATCCGTCACTTCTCGGCTCTTGGGATGCTTGGTTTGACCACACTTTTCGCAGGGTTATCTGCGTATGGCTTCACACTGCTCGACTACTATGAAGTTg ACAACGTGTTCGCTGGCTACGCCGTGGTGTGTGCGCTGTACGGAGTGTTCTATGGAGGATGTATCACGTGTTGCACACTGTCTTGTCTAGAACTGGTCAACCTTCCCCAGTTCGCCCAAGCCCTCGGCTACCAGTTCTTCATCGGGGGTATCAGCTCTATAGTTGGAGGCCCTATTGGGG GTTGGCTTAAGGATTATACAGGCAGGTACAACTCTGCATTCTACATGATACTGATCCAAGGATGCATCGGTGCTGCTGCTTCCTTTATCGGTATGTGTTTCGGCCCGAAGTCTAAAGCAAAGCGAGAGTCCAGAACCACACCTGCAGCCCTGGGCAAAAACGCCTTTGGAAAAGGTGATCGTGAAGTCTATGTTGGAACAGTCACAGAAACGTATGATCATGGAGATGCATTTGGAAAAGTTGGCCTCAGAGCCGATATTGAAGAAGGCAGAGAAATGAATAAGAAAACACATGTTGAACTTGAAGATGTACTCACGCGCCTTTGA